The proteins below are encoded in one region of bacterium:
- the mnmA gene encoding tRNA 2-thiouridine(34) synthase MnmA, whose translation MLLLENTLRSPDARGKDTPRGDLNEHAVVAVAMSGGVDSSVAAALLKQQGYDVVGVTMHLWTDAKGEEMSLNRASGCCSITMAQDAAAVAHRMGFRHYVMDLSNEFHGSVVRNFAQEYLAGRTPNPCVRCNSFVKWQTLIERARKMGCEYLATGHYARVARKDGRVQLRTALYGEKDQSYALWGLSQESLARTVFPLGELTKPQVRQIAAELGLATADKPESQDICFVPDDDYRRFLKDNFAEELKVIHRGEIVGPEGKVLGYHDGITNFTVGQRKGMGISADRPLYIKRIDPVANRIHVGYEDECFARAALVHDVNWVSIGEPSDGVACAVKVRYRDVPHTARVIPLPGGRARIEFDQPVRAVTPGQSAVFYDDELVLGGGVISGFDGAENL comes from the coding sequence ATGTTACTATTGGAGAACACGCTCAGGTCCCCGGACGCGCGGGGTAAGGACACCCCGCGCGGCGACCTCAACGAGCACGCCGTTGTCGCGGTGGCGATGTCGGGTGGGGTGGATAGTTCGGTGGCGGCGGCGTTGCTGAAGCAGCAGGGGTATGACGTGGTGGGTGTGACCATGCACCTGTGGACCGATGCCAAGGGTGAGGAGATGTCGCTGAACCGGGCATCGGGGTGCTGCTCGATTACGATGGCGCAGGATGCCGCGGCGGTGGCCCATCGCATGGGGTTCCGGCATTATGTGATGGATCTGTCGAATGAGTTTCACGGTTCGGTGGTGCGAAATTTCGCGCAGGAATATCTTGCTGGAAGGACGCCGAATCCGTGTGTGCGCTGCAACAGCTTTGTCAAGTGGCAGACGCTGATCGAGCGTGCCCGGAAAATGGGCTGCGAGTATCTGGCGACCGGCCATTATGCGCGCGTAGCGCGCAAGGACGGGCGGGTGCAACTCAGGACGGCGCTGTATGGCGAGAAGGACCAATCCTACGCACTGTGGGGGTTGTCTCAAGAGAGCCTGGCGCGAACCGTGTTTCCGCTGGGAGAACTGACCAAGCCGCAGGTGCGGCAGATTGCGGCGGAATTAGGACTGGCCACGGCGGACAAGCCGGAAAGCCAGGATATCTGCTTTGTGCCGGACGACGATTACCGCCGCTTCCTGAAAGATAATTTCGCCGAGGAACTGAAGGTGATTCATCGCGGCGAAATTGTGGGGCCGGAAGGGAAAGTGCTCGGCTACCACGACGGGATTACCAATTTCACGGTGGGCCAGCGCAAGGGAATGGGGATTTCCGCTGACCGGCCACTGTATATCAAGCGGATTGATCCGGTAGCCAACCGGATTCATGTCGGCTACGAGGATGAGTGTTTCGCCCGTGCCGCGCTGGTGCATGACGTCAACTGGGTGTCCATTGGGGAGCCCTCAGACGGTGTCGCCTGTGCGGTGAAGGTGCGGTATCGCGATGTGCCGCATACGGCGAGGGTCATCCCCCTGCCCGGTGGACGTGCGCGAATTGAATTTGACCAGCCAGTGCGGGCGGTAACACCGGGACAGTCCGCGGTGTTCTACGATGACGAGCTGGTGTTGGGCGGCGGTGTGATTTCCGGATTTGATGGAGCGGAGAACTTATGA
- the holA gene encoding DNA polymerase III subunit delta encodes MTATEFLRDVRKGKHFEIVVLRGSEEFLLREAQEEYLSKIVTPDAAAFDFTEFRGSDADGGTLWNAVTTLPLLSERRVVLWESSGEIKQDVADALTRYAARPSATTTLIVVLGGDSRETRLAGLLASSHVTDVEFRDLREGDRAAWAEKFVQRQGKKIEEDALRYVVETSLKNLSDLAAKLNHAILYVGEEKEISVQVLMKVSGVSSEYTVYNLEDALMARRPEQAHRIARSLLDGGEALLRLVAFHRGMVLKLWQVKGILKKPSTWERTEEARQAYDAIFGRQIFKKDAYRQTAQKLDEPRIRQAITGLLDVEVRAKSESQDPYYYFEWLWRFAA; translated from the coding sequence ATGACCGCGACGGAGTTTCTCAGGGACGTACGCAAAGGCAAGCACTTCGAGATCGTTGTCCTGCGGGGCAGCGAGGAGTTCTTGCTGCGCGAAGCTCAAGAGGAGTATCTGTCGAAGATCGTGACTCCCGATGCGGCCGCGTTCGACTTTACCGAGTTCCGTGGCTCGGATGCGGATGGCGGTACGCTCTGGAATGCGGTGACTACATTGCCCCTGCTCAGTGAGCGGCGGGTCGTGTTGTGGGAGTCTTCCGGGGAGATCAAACAGGATGTAGCGGATGCCCTGACGCGCTATGCGGCGCGGCCATCGGCGACTACCACGCTGATAGTGGTCTTAGGAGGAGACAGCCGCGAGACACGACTGGCAGGCTTGCTGGCCTCGAGTCATGTGACCGATGTGGAGTTCCGGGATCTGCGAGAAGGCGACCGCGCGGCATGGGCGGAAAAGTTCGTGCAGCGGCAGGGGAAGAAGATTGAGGAGGATGCCCTGCGATACGTGGTGGAAACGTCGCTGAAGAATTTGTCCGATCTGGCGGCGAAATTGAACCACGCAATTTTGTATGTGGGCGAGGAGAAAGAGATCAGCGTGCAGGTGCTGATGAAGGTTTCGGGTGTCTCCTCGGAATATACGGTCTATAATCTTGAAGACGCACTGATGGCCCGCCGGCCTGAGCAGGCGCACCGCATTGCGCGCTCGTTGCTCGATGGGGGAGAGGCCTTGCTGAGGCTGGTGGCTTTTCACCGGGGCATGGTGCTGAAACTTTGGCAGGTGAAGGGTATTCTAAAGAAGCCGAGTACATGGGAAAGAACCGAAGAGGCGCGGCAGGCTTATGACGCCATCTTCGGCAGGCAAATCTTTAAAAAAGACGCTTACAGGCAGACGGCACAGAAGCTTGACGAGCCCCGGATACGTCAGGCGATTACCGGGCTTTTGGACGTAGAAGTTCGCGCTAAATCGGAGTCGCAGGATCCATATTACTACTTCGAGTGGTTGTGGCGGTTTGCGGCCTGA
- a CDS encoding sigma-70 family RNA polymerase sigma factor, whose amino-acid sequence MMENSVGSPTDEDLILAFQNGDVSAFEEIVRRYRDPLFNFVVRLLGDAFFSEDIVQETFLRVYRNRHRYHQVAKFSTWIYTIASNLAKTELRRRKVRNFFSISSKGEDEKDYDLVDTSSDIERDVDGALKSEIILKEINALPYHFKEAVLLRDIQDLSYEEISQILNVPLGTVKSRVNRGRSRLQKRLKFLMLEESEGGKPGKTDA is encoded by the coding sequence ATGATGGAAAATTCTGTCGGATCGCCGACCGATGAAGATCTGATTCTGGCATTCCAGAACGGTGACGTGTCAGCATTCGAGGAGATTGTTCGGCGTTATCGCGATCCTTTATTCAATTTTGTTGTGCGCCTGCTGGGCGACGCGTTCTTTAGCGAGGACATCGTTCAGGAAACTTTCCTGCGGGTCTATCGTAATAGACATCGGTACCACCAAGTCGCGAAGTTCTCGACTTGGATCTACACCATCGCGTCAAACCTGGCAAAGACGGAGCTGAGGCGGAGAAAAGTGCGAAACTTCTTCTCGATCAGTTCGAAAGGCGAGGATGAGAAGGATTACGATCTGGTGGACACCTCTTCGGACATTGAGCGCGATGTAGACGGTGCGCTGAAGAGTGAAATAATTCTCAAGGAAATCAACGCGCTTCCTTATCATTTCAAGGAGGCAGTACTTTTGCGCGACATTCAGGATTTGTCGTACGAGGAAATCAGCCAAATTCTGAATGTGCCGCTCGGAACTGTAAAATCCAGAGTCAACAGAGGGCGTAGCCGATTGCAGAAGAGGCTAAAATTCTTGATGCTTGAGGAGTCTGAAGGTGGAAAACCAGGGAAAACTGATGCCTAA
- a CDS encoding cysteine desulfurase family protein, translated as MTQRDQPIYLDNAATTRPDPAVIAAMSETLTDYWGNPSSAHEIGSRAKMRLEESRASIARLMGCRDDEVYFTSGGTEADNWALLGVLDYWHGKKSHLITAANEHHAVLDTAKRWKERGGEATILPVDSEGRLDPQDVAKAITDKTAVVSVMHVNNELGTIQDVAKIGALCREHGVVFHTDCVQSFGKIPFRFAELNADLASISSHKIYGPKGVGALVIKRGTRLSPRFIGGSQERGLRTGTENTPGISGFGKAADLCREMFAEESQRLLAMRDRLEASILEQIPDVCVNGSRTHRAPALLNMSFLGCEGEALLIALDRKGFCVSTGSACSAGAIGASHVLIALGLDPIVAQASLRFSFGRFNSMADVEALMTVLPGVVAAQRALAPAAMR; from the coding sequence ATGACACAGAGAGACCAGCCCATTTATCTGGACAATGCCGCCACGACGAGACCGGATCCGGCCGTCATCGCCGCCATGTCCGAGACCCTGACGGATTACTGGGGAAATCCGTCGAGTGCGCACGAGATCGGCAGCCGGGCAAAGATGCGGCTGGAAGAATCCCGTGCGTCCATTGCGCGGCTCATGGGCTGCCGTGACGACGAAGTGTATTTTACGTCCGGCGGGACGGAAGCCGACAACTGGGCGCTCCTTGGCGTGCTGGACTATTGGCATGGCAAGAAGAGTCACCTGATTACGGCAGCGAACGAGCACCATGCGGTGCTGGACACGGCGAAGCGTTGGAAAGAGCGCGGGGGCGAGGCCACGATTCTGCCGGTTGACAGCGAGGGGCGGCTCGATCCGCAGGACGTGGCAAAGGCGATCACCGACAAGACGGCGGTGGTTTCCGTAATGCACGTCAACAACGAGCTGGGGACGATCCAGGATGTCGCAAAGATTGGTGCGCTGTGCCGTGAGCACGGAGTGGTGTTTCACACGGATTGCGTGCAGAGCTTCGGAAAGATTCCCTTCCGGTTTGCCGAACTGAATGCCGATCTGGCAAGCATTTCGAGTCACAAAATTTATGGCCCGAAAGGCGTGGGCGCGCTGGTGATTAAACGCGGAACACGGTTGTCTCCAAGGTTTATCGGCGGAAGCCAGGAGCGCGGATTGCGAACCGGCACAGAAAACACGCCGGGGATCAGCGGCTTCGGCAAAGCGGCAGACCTGTGCCGGGAGATGTTTGCGGAAGAGTCGCAACGCCTGCTGGCGATGCGCGACCGATTGGAAGCTTCGATCCTCGAGCAGATTCCGGACGTGTGTGTGAACGGTTCTCGAACACATCGCGCGCCGGCACTGCTGAATATGTCGTTTCTCGGATGCGAAGGCGAGGCTCTGTTGATTGCGCTGGATCGCAAAGGGTTTTGTGTCTCAACGGGAAGTGCGTGCAGCGCGGGAGCGATTGGAGCTTCGCACGTGCTCATTGCGCTGGGGCTCGATCCCATCGTGGCGCAGGCGTCGCTGCGGTTCTCCTTCGGACGATTCAATAGTATGGCGGATGTAGAAGCATTGATGACTGTACTGCCGGGTGTGGTTGCCGCGCAGAGAGCATTGGCACCGGCGGCGATGAGATAA
- a CDS encoding gamma-glutamyl-gamma-aminobutyrate hydrolase family protein has product MSSARPMIGVSPGYAGPSDLRPFCRTAEILYIDQNYPRRVEEAGGIPVLLSHTDDPEAMRQLAQRLDGLLFTGGEDVNPSLYGQDVHDATEVAEARDKFEFHLFRLFVETGKPILAICRGFQVINVALGGTLIQDIPTQAGVAHHAQRVPSSNPTHEVRLEESCRLSRVFGETLLRVNSHHHQGVDKPAPPLRVVGRSEEGVAEAMEHRGHPYLVAVQWHPERLASCYALQQKLFVDFVAACRLPAYRQNGVTAQ; this is encoded by the coding sequence TTGAGCAGCGCGCGGCCGATGATCGGGGTGTCGCCCGGATATGCCGGTCCGTCGGATCTGCGCCCGTTCTGCCGCACGGCGGAGATTCTGTACATTGATCAGAACTATCCGAGGCGCGTTGAAGAGGCCGGTGGAATTCCGGTGCTGCTGTCGCATACGGATGATCCGGAGGCGATGCGCCAGCTTGCCCAAAGACTGGATGGCTTGCTGTTCACCGGAGGCGAGGATGTAAATCCGTCGCTGTACGGACAGGATGTCCACGACGCGACGGAGGTTGCCGAGGCCCGCGACAAGTTCGAATTTCACCTGTTCAGGCTGTTCGTGGAGACCGGCAAGCCGATTCTTGCCATCTGCCGTGGGTTTCAGGTGATCAACGTGGCACTCGGCGGCACCTTGATTCAGGATATTCCGACTCAGGCAGGCGTCGCGCATCACGCGCAGCGTGTGCCGTCCAGCAACCCGACGCATGAAGTACGGCTGGAGGAAAGCTGCCGGCTGTCGCGGGTGTTCGGCGAGACCCTTCTGAGGGTCAACAGTCACCATCATCAGGGAGTGGACAAACCTGCGCCGCCGCTGCGGGTGGTGGGGCGTTCGGAAGAAGGCGTGGCAGAGGCGATGGAGCACCGCGGCCACCCGTATCTGGTTGCCGTGCAGTGGCATCCGGAGCGGCTTGCCAGTTGTTACGCGCTCCAGCAGAAATTGTTTGTGGATTTCGTAGCGGCGTGCCGGCTGCCGGCATACCGGCAGAACGGGGTAACTGCACAATGA
- the rdgB gene encoding RdgB/HAM1 family non-canonical purine NTP pyrophosphatase yields MKDSLVIATRNRDKFREIQEKLRALPLAVLSLADFPFVEEVIEDQPDLYGNAIKKANQVAQQTGLWALADDTGLEVDALDGAPGVYSARYSGPGATYESNCVKLISEMEGIPAEKRQAQFRTVICLKTPDSLFCVEGKVEGNIGRERRGTKGFGYDPVFVLPSGRTMAEIDLEEKNRISHRGQAVEKMEKLLRFLLERD; encoded by the coding sequence ATTAAAGATTCCCTCGTGATTGCCACGAGGAATCGGGATAAATTCCGCGAGATTCAAGAAAAGCTAAGAGCCCTCCCGTTAGCTGTCTTGAGTTTGGCGGATTTTCCTTTTGTAGAGGAGGTCATCGAAGACCAGCCCGATTTGTATGGCAACGCGATCAAGAAGGCCAATCAGGTAGCGCAGCAGACGGGACTTTGGGCTCTGGCGGATGACACCGGGCTTGAAGTGGACGCACTGGACGGCGCGCCGGGTGTTTACTCGGCTCGATATTCCGGTCCGGGCGCGACTTACGAGTCCAACTGTGTGAAGTTGATTTCTGAAATGGAAGGGATTCCTGCGGAAAAGAGGCAGGCGCAGTTTCGGACGGTGATCTGTCTGAAGACTCCAGACAGCCTCTTTTGCGTGGAGGGCAAGGTGGAAGGAAACATCGGCCGGGAGAGGCGAGGCACCAAAGGGTTTGGCTACGATCCGGTTTTTGTGTTGCCGTCCGGTCGGACCATGGCCGAGATTGACCTCGAGGAGAAGAACCGCATCTCCCACCGGGGGCAAGCGGTGGAGAAGATGGAAAAGCTGCTGCGATTTCTGCTCGAGCGCGACTGA
- the panB gene encoding 3-methyl-2-oxobutanoate hydroxymethyltransferase, with product MSKTQAFPRVTAPQIVRCKEEGRKIVGLTAYDAVFAALEEEAGVDFLLVGDSAGNVVAGHSTTIPMTMDAMLFLTRCVSRGTSRVMVIADMPFGSFQISTEDTIHNAVRFLKEGGAQAVKLEGAPPYLLPTITRMVDTGIPVMGHLGLTPQKINVFGGYGLQATTREEGEQLIADAVALEKAGCFAIVLEKIPSSLAGTVSKSLKIPTIGIGSGPDCDGQILVNYDLLGIFDKFKPKFVRHYIPGAQLVRDAVSTWVEDIHEGRFPSQAESYDLKPEKDAEAGNSHKAKPSRKG from the coding sequence ATGAGTAAGACACAGGCCTTTCCGCGAGTGACGGCGCCGCAGATCGTGCGCTGCAAGGAAGAAGGGCGAAAAATCGTCGGACTCACGGCGTATGATGCCGTGTTCGCCGCGCTGGAAGAGGAAGCCGGCGTGGATTTCCTGTTGGTGGGAGACAGCGCGGGCAATGTGGTGGCCGGACACTCGACGACCATACCCATGACGATGGACGCGATGCTGTTTTTGACACGGTGCGTTTCGCGTGGAACCTCGCGCGTGATGGTGATTGCGGACATGCCGTTCGGGAGCTTTCAGATTTCGACGGAAGACACGATCCACAATGCGGTGCGCTTTCTGAAGGAAGGCGGAGCGCAGGCGGTGAAACTTGAGGGAGCGCCGCCGTATCTGCTGCCGACGATCACACGGATGGTGGACACGGGCATCCCCGTGATGGGACACCTTGGGTTGACGCCGCAGAAGATCAACGTGTTTGGCGGCTACGGCTTGCAGGCGACCACGCGCGAAGAAGGCGAGCAACTCATTGCCGATGCCGTGGCGCTGGAAAAGGCCGGGTGCTTTGCGATTGTCCTGGAGAAGATCCCGAGCAGTTTGGCCGGCACCGTGAGCAAATCCCTGAAGATTCCGACCATCGGCATCGGCTCCGGGCCGGACTGCGACGGGCAGATCTTAGTGAATTACGATCTACTGGGCATCTTCGACAAATTCAAGCCGAAGTTCGTGCGTCACTACATTCCCGGTGCGCAGCTCGTACGCGATGCGGTGAGCACGTGGGTGGAAGATATCCACGAAGGACGTTTCCCCTCGCAGGCAGAAAGTTACGACCTTAAGCCGGAGAAGGACGCGGAGGCAGGAAACTCGCACAAGGCGAAGCCTTCGCGCAAGGGCTGA